The Biomphalaria glabrata chromosome 6, xgBioGlab47.1, whole genome shotgun sequence genomic interval CTGGTTCAGTGGCTAGATAAGGTGGCTAGCATATGATAATAATCAGATAATAGAGAATACTATTGTTTGGTTAGCAGAGCAGGGATGTTTCTATTAAAGATGGTATGGCCATCAACAAGAAATAAGATGGGCTTGGGGAGATGCTTGGTGGCTGAGATAAAGATGTCTTATATCCAGGAATAGAAAATGGCTGAATTAATTCACCCAGTAGGGCCTCTGGGAAGTCTTGAAGGAGGTTTTTCTTTTGGGAAGTTTTGAAGGAGGTTTTTCTTAGGTATccttttatatgtatatacaagtATAGGGGGAATGTATTGTCCTGCAGCACTAGTACATGCTAGTACTGTTACTTGGCTTTTCCTAGTGGACGCCACATTATATACAACTTTCCTACCTTTCATATCAAAAGCCAATCCAGTTTCATCAGCAttgaaaaattatgaaaatgCTAGGATAATCAATTTCCGTTACAcattgttttaaactttaaaaaacatgtttcCACATCAGtattcaaatgtgaatatttgtttgcatgAATCTCGCAGCTCTataagttgaggggtcccaacaGAGGacacatattctaatattggcctaaccaaatttttagtttattttcttgtttgatttctaaaaaaattcttttgataAACCCTAAAGCTTTTTTGttgatctatatattatgcaatcatgtGCATGCTAGTTCTATATGTGCTAAATTTAGAAGCCAATCATATGTGAtgagtgtgttttgttgttcaTTGTAGTTAGACTTTGATTATCAGTGTAATCTCAAGTATgctataaacattttaaaaaaatatataacttatagtatgctataaacattttaagcattttaaaaatatataacttataaaatTCATAATCATAATGAATAAATTTTCACAGGTACATTCTGCTAACAGCTGGGAAACTGCTGACCTTGGAGACaaacagagaaatgaaaaatttctACGACTAATGGGAGCTGCAAAGGtaataatagttaataaaatCTTGTAGTTATGTTTGAAAGCATTACATGTTattgtttaaatttgtattgCAAACTTTGATATATtgagaataagaaatgtacatgtataaaaaaaaaaagagtttaacttttgttttacaatattTTGACAGAAGGAACACCGTGGTAAAATAGTTATTGGTGATAAAAGTCCAAGTCATAAAAGACAAAGTAAGTTACCAGAATTATTTTATCATGCACCTAGTTATGGAAGTGAACATTTATAgacaaaaaatactttgaaatgaAATTTGTTTTGTCATATTGAGATCAATACTTTTATAGCTTTGTAAATCAGGCTGAACAAACTTATGGTTTTGCTGAATTCTGTAGATACtacatttgaaaataattactgTCAAAGGAATTATAATCACTTTCTATTGGCCATTGTTTGAAATCAAGAAAGTAATAGTTCTGTTTTGTACTATTTTAGACAAAGATGTTGAACATATAGAAGAAGAACTTGTTGAGCAGTATGAACATGGCTTAGAACATAGGATGGCAAGTGGCAAAAAAGGACATCTTGGGCTAGGTTACCATGGGAGTGAAACACAGGAAGCAGAGATGGCCAAGAAAGATTTACCAGATGAGACAAAGGGAGAGAACACACAAAGGAACACAGTGGAAGATGAGAAAGGAGATGCAATCTGCAGCCATActgaagaaaagagagacagcAAGAGAAACCAAGACTCAAGTGAACTAGATGAAAGCAAACCTGAGGTCAAGAAAATCAAATTTATTCAAGGAAACTCGTAGACTTTTAGCCAATATAGTTTGTACATAGTTGAGTTTGATTGTGACAGAAAGATGTGTCAAATAGTGTGTACATGTGGCAGAACTTCTTGAACTTGAGGTCTGCATTTTAGTGTATTTCTAGTTAGTAAAGCAACTTTCAGATTTCAGGTCTATCATGATATGCATTTTGTAGTGTTACATTTGAATGCATAGATCCATGAATCCTAGTAAACTGATACCATTATTAGGTATGCATTTGATtaagaataaatataaaaatattgaatgtaCTCTTATTCTTATTCTGGTATGATTAATGGACATGCATTTTATTTGGATGTTTTGAATGTTGCATTAACCTATTATTACCAGGGGACACAAGTTTCTTTGATCATTACACATTTTCTGTTacagtttattaactattttatttagatttgtCCACCCAGCTATCAGTCATTGCCATTAAATATGCTTTTAATAAttgacatgaataaaaaaaagtttacacatttaatgtgttttttttttattaaattgattaatttatatattgaaATTACATATTGTCATTTTCATTGGCTTAAATGCAAAACTTAAGTTGTCCAAAATGTTCAGTCCTCTTGTTCAAAGCAAAGTAAAAATCTTATACCAGTACATAAAGAAAgctttaaataagaaaaacacaTCTTTTTTACATCTTTGATCCActgttaaataaacattttattgatgGTAATTAATAGtcaatgaatatattattagcTAGATTAAGTGGttgaaaattatatttacagagagaattttttttatatatataaatggtcCACTggtatagtttaattatttatagaaaatataaaacatatgtTTGAATCAATTGTAAAGTGAATTACCCGTAATTAATTTAGCCTGCGGAAGGGTTTAATTTTAGACTAGAAAATTCATTTTCTTAATAAATTTTAATACTCAGCATTAGTACTTTGTGTACCCTACCAGAGTTTCCAATACTCTGATACAGAACTTTACTAAATAACAAATGACATCAGTTATTTAATATATGTAGCACATAAGAATGATTAATTactctgttattattaaatgCCTATAATTTATACGTTTTTACAAGCTTTTATCTTGCTTTCTTTGTTGCTCCGTCATGTTTGCCGTTATTGTTTTACTTATTCCTgcagaatcaatttttaattggactgacaataaaataaaaccttagAAGTAAAGTATTCATGTAATCGAAAAATGTTAAAACTCCATATTTTATACTATTAAAACGAGTGACACGTACTAATCTTAATGAATTGAACAAAAGGGGAACTTAAACTAGACTAACAAAAGTAAATCAGTgtcattataaataattttactaattgtttttctgtagcacaatttcatgcttttggctttctcaatatgctatgatactatcacttgtctggaccagttggtagGAAAGGAGAGGGAGATAGAAGGGAGTCCCTCAAGAcagtacactaaccactgtgccagcgatgGGAGGTCCAAGTCCCTCAAGAAagtacactaaccactgtgccagcgatgGGAGGTCCAAGTCCCTCAAGAcagtacactaaccactgtgccagcgatgGGAGGTCCAAGTCCCTCAAGAcagtacactaaccactgtgccagcgatgGGAGGTCCAAGTCCCTCAAGACAGTACACTAACCACTTTGCCAGCGATGGGAGGTCCAAGTCCCTCAAGAcagtacactaaccactgtgccagcgatgGGAGGTCCAAGTCCCTCAAGAcagtacactaaccactgtgccagcgatgGGAGGTCCAAGTCCCTCAAGAcagtacactaaccactgtgccagcgatgGGAGGTCCAAGTCCCTCAAGAcagtacactaaccactgtgccagcgatgGGAGGTCCAAGTCCCTCAAGAcagtacactaaccactgtgccagcgatgGGAGGTCCAAGTCCCTCAAGAcagtacactaaccactgtgccagcgatgGGAGGTCCAAGTCCCTCAAGAcagtacactaaccactgtgccagcgatgGGAGGTCCAAGTCCCTCAAGAcagtacactaaccactgtgccagcgatgGGAGGTCCAAGTCCCTCAAGAAagtacactaaccactgtgccagcgatgGGAGGTCCAAGTCCCTCAAGAcagtacactaaccactgtgccagcgatgGGAGGTCCAAGTCCCTCAAGACAGTACACTAACCACTTTGCCAGCGATGGGAGGTCCAAGTCCCTCAAGACAGTACACTAACCACTTTGCCAGCGATGGGAGGTCCAAGTCCCTCAAGAcagtacactaaccactgtgccagcgatgGGAGGTCCAAGTCCCTCAAGAcagtacactaaccactgtgccagcgatgGGAGGTCCAAGTCCCTCAAGAcagtacactaaccactgtgccagcgatgGGAGGTCCAAGTCCCTCAAGAcagtacactaaccactgtgccagcgatgGGAGGTCAAGTCCCTCAAGAcagtacactaaccactgtgccagcgatgGGAGGTCAAGTCCCTCAAGAcagtacactaaccactgtgccagcgatgGGAGGTCCAAGTCCCTCAAGAcagtacactaaccactgtgccagcgatgGGAGGTCAAGTCCCTCAAGAcagtacactaaccactgtgccagcgatgGGAGGTCCAAGTCCCTCAAGAcagtacactaaccactgtgccagcgatgGGAGGTCCAAGTCCCTCAAGACAGTACACTAACCACTTTGCCAGCTATGGGAGGTCCAAGTCCCTCAAGAcagtacactaaccactgtgccagcgatgGGAGGTCCAAGTCCCTCAAGAcagtacactaaccactgtgccagcgatgGGAGGTCCAAGTCCCTCAAGAcagtacactaaccactgtgccagcgatgGGAGGTCCAAGTCCCTCAAGACtgtacactaaccactgtgccagcgatgGGCTTATGAGAATAGGTttcatagttatctattgttagttaaaaaattttaagtGGATGACCTAAAGAATAAAGCAGACTACTTCAGAACCATatctgtcaagtactatttctttcccctgATCAATAGCAAACAAACaagttaattaccaatagcttaATAAAGTGAttgatcaatttttaaaaaattgattcttgttttgtctgatatgataaatgtgtaaaaatttcaacttgctCCCAGATATGGTGTAGGAGAACTAATGTGTGcgtaaagtctttttttttatgtttttcttgttttaaatgctTCAACTTGATGCTTATAAAGTTGGGGGTTATTctgtaacaaacattttactggCTTATAGTTTTTGCTTTAAACTTAACTATCAGATAGAGAGAGTGTATGCTACCATCTTATATTGCCCAAGGACAGTGTAACAGTCTACAggtaataataaatatagatggattttttttttactgtactgTATATTAACAGTATTTAGAAAAAAGTTATTTAGaaaaaagtttattatatacatatgCAGAGAATTATATTAACtggaaatcccccccccccctttcccaagaGTTGCAATAAAATGGAATATGAGGAAGTGCATGCTTGGAcatcctcgtataacttggcgccacactttcatggaggacctcagagcatcAGACaccagacattgccagtgatagatctttgtggagacagcttgacgACCAATGAGTCGAACGCGTGGGAGGTTCTAAGTCTTCACACAAATTTTCTTATGCTCATAAGGTTACAAAAACTGGCATTGCAAATACAAATGAAACTAAAGAAGCATtgtagaatctttttttttcatttaattccaatgactatttgtattattttgcaTTAGATGACAGCAGAATTTTAGATATCTGCTGAGGCAGTAAACATTTTAGTGAACACTATAATACATATAACAGAGAAAAAGTATACATGAGATTgaactgattttttaaaatacattttggccattttattgtttctgaacatctTTCTTTTGATCATTGAAACTACTTACCATAACTGGATAAGAttatcagaaaatatttaaatgtcaaaatttattacatttattaggTATTTAAATCCAATTTCTCAAAAAGTTACCaaatttgtgttgttttttaattgcacAGTAgaaatttggattttttttttaatctcgggTAATGGCAAGTTGGAACATCCCTTTGATGTTTTATTTACcttttaaaagtaaatgtttACCCTGATCAAGGTGATATTAATATgcctaaatattattttgtatgtagcattaaaaaatcaaactacttttttttttgttttgatcttAAAATGTTAACATAACAAAGAACATTATTATAGATTCATAAAAGACAACATATTCTATATTCTGATCTTTCTTGGCCATAGTGtcacaagaaaaagaaagagacttgaaagatgcatcaaataacattttgataatataaacaaataccaATTTAAATCCACATGAAAATGCTCAGCACAAACAGTAAACTATTTTCAAACAATGTAATTATTGAAATCCAAGACAAAATGAGCTTGTATGATTATTATGAAGAGTACAAAGCACACATTCACATATATACACAAAGTAACTCCCCGTcagtgtttctttgttttggAGGTGAACTCTTTTTTAGATGATGTCTCAGTCTTTTTAGTGGGAACTGTTTTAGCTGGAATTTTTTTTGTACTGCTGCTTGCTGTTGCCTTTGGCTTGTGTAAACCTTCAGTGCTGGCTTTTGTCACTTTAATAAGGGGGTGAAGTTTAGGGGAACCATCAACTTTCTGTTTTACTTGCtgaagataaataaaaacaaaaagttgaagcattttttttatgtcaaaagACATAATGAATAtcatatttcaaaaaaattcaatattttataAGCTCTTTATACAGTAacttgtccttttttttttaaatacaaaagtgtaatatttttttatgtactgGTAACACAAATTTCACAAAGAATAGACTTTGTCTTTTaagtatattatcttatcttataaattacagacattactggAACTTCAAGagagataattatgtcctatgctTATCCATGTCTCAATCTTGTCACGCATGTTAATCATGCTAATCatctgctaagttgttggttttcatggctgattcagacaacccaatCCGTACTCTaaaatggcactagggaagaaaggtATCCCAATAAGAAAATATCTATTACCCTAAACACTAAGTTTACAATTATTGAAActatgaatatattttttgggACACCCAGTATAGCCTATATCAACATATTAATGAAATCCAGAAGTAAATGCAAACACAAGCTTGAAATAGAGATTTGTATCTACGAATAGCTAAAGGAAGGGTTGACAAGCTAGGTTTTTTCAAATGCTTTTCTAAGCTTTCCCATTTGTAGCACAAAAATTGTATCAATATAATCTATGTACATATAGTCTGGTGTTGGCAACAGTAAAGTTCAATTTAGTATccatgacattgtttagttgaaTGTAAAAACTGagtatgtttttttgtgtttccaTCATGCTACTATGTGTGCCATCATTGGACTCAAACATTATTGCTCATATATTACCTTTATACTGCCGACTTTTTTGACAGGTTCAGATTCAATTATTGCACTCGGTACTTCACCATCTGATGATGAACTGACTTCATTCTCCTTCTCCTGTCTCCTATACTCTTTCATTAGCTCTAAAACATTGCCatgttcttttttctttccctgTGACAGAACATACTAAACACTGTGAGTTCTATTGGAAATGAAACATGACGCAAGGAATTGCaagtgaaagagttaattatctaaaaacaaagtaagaaaaatattaacaatCGTTATATGGACATTTCAACCAATAATGTCTCCTCAAAATAAACTCAAATGTTATCCATCGGTgggaaaaaacaaaaggcaggaGAAATAAGGGCAGACCACTGACAAGATGGCTCAAATATGTAGAGAAATGGAAAACTGTTGTAACAAGTCATGGGCTATAGCACCACTTGGATGAATGAATGTGATGTATTGAATCAGatcatttcattattcacaACAAAAACATCTGCTTAACACTTGTGGTACACTGACTTCAATAGCTTGAGCTATATGACATTTGTCACATTAATTTGATATACTTCATTAATTTTTGAGCATCTAGCTGTAAAGCCAACTATTATTGTACAAAGACACCAGTAACTCAGTAGCAATCAGGTATGAGGTACTAAAGCAGAACATAAGATAGACTATGAGAGAGAACCCACCTGATTATTGTACTAAGAGAGAATGGTAAGCACAATCCATGGgatgtatttttctttcttcatatttataaaaaaaatttaaatgaccTATTTTGGAAATTAAATTATCAtgctgtgcttttttttttggtcatatataaacaaataagcTAATTTCAGGATTcccaatgaaaacaaaacccTCAGATGTGTTAATAAAGATTTGTATAggctttaaaattttattacagattttaaaatgatttgatgtaaaagataaaacatattttaagatGCCTTTTAATTGTATTCTTTGAAAACAGTTCTAAAGGACTGAAGTGTTAAGAGAATGAAAATGATATGTAAGTGAAATAATAAAGTTAGTGTCAACCAATCAACGTGATCTAAGTGACAAACTATTTTACCGTGAACCATTCGTGATTAAGCACTTCTCCTGAGGACAATCTATGTGCAGGGTCTCTGTTGAGCATGGACTGAAGTAAATCTTTTGCTGAAATGTCATGCTCAAATAAACAAAAGTGTTTGGTGAATCAAAGAACACAAAATAAACTAGGTGACTACTAATACACCTTTATGACTATTCAAGTATATATTGACAGTGGTCTTAAAAAATGTTGTCTGGTCATTTCTTTCCCAATCACTTCATCCACTGGTCATTTTATtcccaattaattattgtttaagTCATTGTGTAATGGTGCTGTTAAGGCATTGACTTTAAAaactcatttcatctaatatagaAATATGTTATTTATACTGCTGCTTGATATTTTTGACATTCTTttagtgtttatagtgttccccCTTCTCATTTCATTCAAATGTTTAGTGCATAGagcagatctttaaaaaaaaaaagagaaactaaGGAGAACAAAAATTAAATGGATGGGTTAAAGGGTTTGAAAGTTTGTTGCTAGgtaaaaacaaacttaattttAGCTTTATGGAGAAATAACAATATATGTAAAAAATTAGTAAAATGCTAGTTATATTGTAAAGCTGAGTGTTTTTTTCAGTTATGTTGGTTCTATTTGATGTAGGCGATGTCAATATTATCCTGCAAAGAAATAGGGGAGGGAAATCGGTAGAATATATTCTAGAGTGGAcattatcatcaaaggccaaggtgcaAAAAAATAGGGGAGGCAAATTAGTGGAAGATATCCTACAGAGGGCAATATTATCAAAGGCCAAGGCTTGACAAAATAGGGGAGGCAAATGGGTAGAATATATCCTACAGAGGAtgttatcatcaaaggccaaggtgttgTGGAACTAGTGG includes:
- the LOC106064562 gene encoding small acidic protein-like, whose protein sequence is MNMCDTTKSNDYGASTKELKVAKDLKEKAKQDEVDHGHDHDDNHLSQQVHSANSWETADLGDKQRNEKFLRLMGAAKKEHRGKIVIGDKSPSHKRQNKDVEHIEEELVEQYEHGLEHRMASGKKGHLGLGYHGSETQEAEMAKKDLPDETKGENTQRNTVEDEKGDAICSHTEEKRDSKRNQDSSELDESKPEVKKIKFIQGNS